The following coding sequences are from one Eucalyptus grandis isolate ANBG69807.140 chromosome 11, ASM1654582v1, whole genome shotgun sequence window:
- the LOC104426802 gene encoding uncharacterized protein LOC104426802, which translates to MWPRRGGVFRRLLAVKFRLTVARFVESIGSRCGYRSSMPLRYGERELSFDETPVFRVKMHRPGGSTRSRFRLPRIPCIRPDVDFEHGFFVGDWERKSLVAVGDGGECVYSEKATGLSEEEEEEGEGGGGGGIDERAEEFIAKFHEQMKLQRQVSYLQYTEMLNRATS; encoded by the coding sequence ATGTGGCCGAGGAGAGGCGGCGTGTTCAGGCGGCTCCTCGCGGTCAAGTTCCGTCTCACCGTGGCTAGATTCGTCGAGAGCATCGGCAGCAGGTGCGGCTACCGCAGCTCGATGCCTCTCCGCTACGGGGAGCGCGAGCTCTCGTTCGACGAGACTCCGGTCTTCCGCGTCAAGATGCACCGTCCCGGAGGATCCACGAGGTCCCGCTTCCGCCTCCCTCGCATCCCCTGCATCAGGCCGGACGTCGATTTCGAGCACGGCTTCTTCGTAGGCGACTGGGAGAGGAAGAGCCTGGTTGCCGTCGGAGACGGAGGAGAATGCGTGTACAGTGAGAAGGCGACGGGATtgtccgaagaagaagaagaagaaggagaaggaggaggaggaggagggattGATGAGAGGGCAGAGGAGTTCATAGCGAAGTTCCATGAGCAGATGAAGCTGCAGAGGCAGGTTTCGTACTTACAGTACACTGAGATGCTCAACAGAGCCACGAGCTGA